CCATATCTCTCCAGCTCTGCTTGAGTCTGTGCTAGTTTCTCCTCTATCTGCTCTTCCAGTCGTGGAAGAGATCTCTGCAAATTAAACATGGGTCATAATTTAAACAACTTAAGTAAGCGAGTTAACCTGTAGAACACTGTTAATTTATCGGCGTAAGTACTCACCTCAATGTGATGCACCAGCTCAAGGGTGAGTTTCTCAGCCAGTTTAGGAATAGTGGCATGGCCTTCATCGTAGAGAGTCCTTCAGCAACAAGAAAATAGCTATTAAGtatcatatattatatgtataacACAAATCACAGCACTAataattcagcatgaaaaaatgGGTTACAATCCCCCCCAAAGAATCAACTCACTGGAAATGCACATGATCATTGAAGAaggctttctctctttctattgcTTCAGTCAGAGACACCCTCTCTGTGATCTCCTTCTGTCCCCTGCACTTGACAATCATGTAGCCCTTCTTCAGGTGGATGACCTCATTACGGACTATTTCCACCACGGACTCTTCCGTGCCTTTGTCCACCAGGTCAGGCTTGGTCAAGatacctgagagagaaaaaggcaaaCAGACAGTAAACTATCTAAAAGTCAAGTAACTTGTCCAAGTGTTGCTTTACTAGAATCAGCCCCATTTACCCAAAGTCCTGTCTCCATTGGGATCCACCTCCTGTGCCATCTTCAAAGCCTCTGTGGTTGCTATGTCCACGTTGGATGGAACAACCACCAAGCTGATggtttcttgttttgttataaactTCCGGATCAGTCTCTTTATctgaaaaatattaatttcagttgttataatgttatttatcaTAGAACTACTAAATCACTACCACAGATCTCACTGTCATTACTTTTCAACTTTCCACCAAATAAATTGTGTctatgaaaacaatgttttgggGACACTGAACTAGCATACCTGGTCTCCAATGTTCTCAGGTTGTCCCTTTACAGCCACCCTGGTGATGCCGGGCAGGTCAATGAGCGTCAGGTCTGGGACATCAGGAGAGGCGATCTCCAGACTGATGAGATCATCACTGATCCCAACCCCGACCCCGGCCAAATTTTCCTGGGCTGTAGAGAAAGGACATGATGTTTGACGAGTACAGGGCGGAAGTGCTGATCACTTcttcttaaaagaaaatcagaagaTCCAACAATATTTGGCTTTTGATagtaacattaaaaaatagTTCATACTGTACCTTCTCTTATCATTTTCTCCACAAGTACAGGATCTTCTATCTCTTCTTCATGGTCCTGGTAGCTTATCTTCCCGTACcactcctctccttctttctttctcttcatcttcagttCGAGAGGACATCTTGTCACAATGCCTGAATTAATGAAGAGTAAGTGATGatgaagacataaataaactttGCTTTTTGAAATCATAACACTGattgtatttagttattttatcaataagtactattgtttaattattctagatGTGTGCTTAATTAGGTTTGATTTTTGACATATTTCGATAGCTTTtcgtttaatagtttaatagtttagtttagttttttgtcgTTGTTTagtatttagtttgtttatgaATTGGGTAACATTGTGGGCACCTGTGGTTAATatataggagtaggcaggtaCAGGACCAGCATCCACCAGTGAGCGCCTATGGTTTTTTACCAGAGCAGGAGAGGCAGCGAAAGgattttctttgttcatttgtttggttgcttgtttttttttgttaaataaatcatcacaaaaaactgaatccTGTTAGGAAAATGCATTCTTTCACCTGCGTCAGTTGGTTCTTTACAAGCATACTGAGCCCTTAACTGAGCACTCCCTCTCAGGaaacaagggagagagagataccCCAGCTGAACTCAAACCAGGGATGCTGTGCTCCATGGTCAGCCATGGGCTAACCCTGCTTTCTCTCATTTCTAAGTAAATAACACAGATATCTTGTCGAGCTCCATTTGGTTTGTGGCATTCttgctgttttgcattttttttttttttttttgttgtggtgTTGGCATGGTGCTTTCATTTAAACCTGCTGTACCAGACATGCAAGTTTTGAGACTTCCTTAATTCGACAAATGTCACTTTGTGTCAGGGAACACACAACCTAGATTTAATGTTGAACATCCATCATTTGGAGTCATTACATCACTCTCCATAACAAAGGGACAAAACCAGACACCAGCTAAAGGTTAATGCTTTATTTGCTGACGGGCCGAAACAGACTTATATTTTCAGTTGTGTTGATTTGAGAATCTAAATGTTGAGAAATTcaaataatattgttgtttttcagttaaTAAAACTCACCGCTCCCTCTTGGCAGAGCCACCCCTGACAGCGCCTCCAACACGGAGCTCTTCCCCGAGCTTTGGTCTCCAATCACGGCGATAGCAGGCAGCGCCAAGTCCTTCTCTACACCCAGAGAGCGAAGAGAGTCAATGAGGTCAATGCAGGGACGCACCTTCTCCTCGTACTGTTGGTTCAGGGTGTTCATGGTGAAGACTGCTTGAATCCTGGaaagaaactgaataaaatagCAGCTGCTATGATGCCGACACTTGAGTTCAACTGATGAACAAGCGGATTCTTCAGGAGTAAGGAAATGAAAGTAAAGATAGGTTTCGTTTCCTTGACTTTCATTTAACTTACCGGTTCACGTTGAGACATCAACCAGGGAAACATATTCATGCAACATAGGATGACCAGTGCTAACCGCCTGTGTAGGCTATGTTAAGCTCTGATGCAGTATGGTCATATAATGTATAACATTCCCAGGTAATCATCTTTTAAATTACAAAGTATACTTCTATACCAGTTTACTTTTCATCAAAGTCCTGCTGGTAACACTGGCTCTTTGTCCTCGGAGGGATGATGGAGAaacataatgcaaaatatacataatGCTCTGCTACATAAATCAAACCGCACGTAGGCTGCTAGgaataaaacattatgaaatcacaatgttcattttaattcatgacTACTGAAAAACCCATTGACTAAATAATTGATGACAATAGGAAATAtacgtttttttcttcttctttatttgttctttattattttcccGCAAGataacagtaaaaagaaaaggagttgTGAGCATACATTTCTTGTGCATTTCTTCATCAATACAATGGCGCTCTTCCGAAACAGTGCTTGTTAAAATAGTATTTGCAACTCTTTCTCTAAGTCCTGGTGccttttttacaaaatgcattTGATGCATCACAACAACAGAGGGAATGTTGCTATCACAATGCACTCACTCGTAGACACAATGCTTTGATTGTTTATTGTTAAGCCATGTGTACACCATGAAATGGTGTACGTctctttaaatgtatatatgttgaatatgcGACAGGgcatttaaatgaagaaacattaaaaactcatGCATTACTGCCAAAATAATAGTCCAAGTCTGGTTCTCACTAGCCTCACCATGTTGGTGCAATGCTTCTCATTCATCCTTGTTATGATGACTTATGTGGTTTATAGGGCTTAAACACTTTTTTGATTGTAACTTCCAGTTTTAAGAGGATTCTCTGTTACAATGACATGTTCACATATTCTGGTTGTATCAAATAGATAACTTGGACATATTGATTCTAATCTCAAAACccgggctgcacggtggtgtagtggttagcactgtcgcctcacagcaagaggggcccgggttcaattcccgggccggacaaccttctgtgtggagtttgcatgttctccccgtgtcagcgtgggttctctccgggttctccggcttcctcccacagtccaaagacatgcaggttaggttaattgatgactctgaaattgcccgtaggtgtgaatgtgagcgtgagtggttgtctgtctatatatgtctgccctgtgacagactggcgacctgccttcgcccattgacaactgggatcggctccagcacccccgcgacccttaactggataagcggttacggaagatggatggatggatctcAAAACCCAATGTGACAAATAATAAACCCAATCCACAACCATGAATGTATTTGTCAAGCTGAAGAAACAAAATCATGCTGTCAGGCCTGAACTATCTCTGGAACTCTACCAGGTATGTACAGGCCTTCATTAAGGCATTTGCAGCCCTCTTTctgccaaagaaaacaaataatactactaaatagaaaaggaaataaGATCATATAGTGAATCTGGTTGAATCTAATAATTGATGATGATGttggatgcaaaaaaaactgaaatattgttgtttctttcttctctctattacaaactaatttaatttgttttacattattttagtCTTTGATCTGTTCCTGTCTATActttattgaaatgtttataCAGATCTAAGATGGTTTGTTAATAAACCAGTTGGTTGTCAGAATTAAACAGTCCtcttttttgaacatttttttgcagaggtcacacacacaggggtgGATGTGGGGGGTGGGGCGTGGGTCATTGTGTCCCTTCCAATGTTGAGGCCAAACCTACGCCCTTGGTTGAAGTTGTATGTGTTCATACTAAAGTCAGTCAACAGCGCGCGTGCCTTTGACAACCGCTCAAGGCGGTTCTGAAGGTGGATTCTTTTGGTTCCTATGCCAGAGTCCTCGTGAAGCAGCGACTCTGTTTTCTCCTTGTCttgaaacatctgcagcatcTCCCTCTGCAGCTGCACAGCAGACTCCTGCAACATCTGGTAGCGGATTACCAGTGGGATCTGGTCCGCCAGACGCTGGCCAGCAATCTGCGGTTTAGAAAGGAAAAAGTTAGAGTATCACGCTATATCTGTCAATGTAACAAAGATATGGGTATTTGGTTTATACCGTTAATGTACATGGTTTATACCGAAAGTTGTTAGAAATGATCTGCTCTGCTTCATTTTCCATGTCATTTCTTTTCTACTGATATTCATACCCCCGATCcacacagtatatgtatatatttagctgctaacaaaataacatttgaacCATGTACCTTACTTAGTCtgataataatatacatttaaacgCCACCTTCAAAACAAGGAAAAAGGAGATCGTTAATGCAATGGGAGGAGGTGCAGATTCAAATGTACTTTATCTTACCGACCTTTTTACCGTAGTTAAATGTGTgatgtatgaaataaaaaaacaaaaaaatgtacagcatGTAGATTACACTTACTTGGTAATAGGATTTCAGGTGTTTAATCATCTCTTTCACGGTGGCCCCACTGTCATTGCTAGGAGTGAAGCTGGTGCTTGTCTTCACTGGTATACCATTGCCGAAAGGGAAACCGTTCTGTTCATCTTCCCTCTTACGCTTCCCTAACTTCTTGCTGTATGTGCTGTCCTGAGTGTAAACAATCAATTCCATCTTAAACTGAGTCCTCAGCATGGACTCTGCTGCAGTCTCCTTCTCCTTTCTGATGGCTTCGATCTTCATCTAAAGGACATACAAAATTAGCAGTAAATATTCAACAATGTTCAGTTATATATATGGGCAATGAAAATTATACCTGAGCTGTTTTGATGAGGTTAGGAAATCCAACAAGGCTGCTCTGTGCCAACTTAAATAGCTCTTTTGTCACAATgtctaaaaacaaaatacaaatcagaCAATACAAGATCTAATAATATCTTGAAGGTGTAACATATTCAGCAAGCTTGCAATCATCGTAAAATCATAATATGACATGCCTCCCACTTCCTTGAGTTTCAGGACAGCAGGTCCTTCCAGCTGTTTGATCTGCTCCTTGACCATGTCCTCAAAGGTCTTAAAGTTTATGAACCCGGGCAGTTCTCTTCCGCGGTACTTTTGTTCATACTGAGTCACCTCTCTCTCAATATTCCGGTTGACTTCAATAGGGATGAATTTGTGAAGAAAAGTGGACACAAAGAAGGTTCACACTTGGTTAGCAGTGCTCTATACAGCAGTCTGGAGCACTTTGTTTTTACTGAGATGGaaaatggcatttaaaaaaatcattttttcaataTCTTACTCCATAGTTTACactttagattattattttttggaaaCCACAGCAAAGACATTACGCGATGACCAGGTTTTTGATGCACTTACATGTTATCCCAGAGCACACTATGATATCTTTCCAACCCGCAAACTCTTTTCTGAGTATGGCAAACATGTTGAGCCTGCCTCCAAATTTGATCTCCTCCCCTGTGGTGAGACTGATAGCATCCTTTGTAAACGCCGCCACTCtctaaaataaaacaggttcAGATAAAAGAAGTGTGCGAATTAAATCAAATGGAGGCGGTGCAGTGTTTAGTAAGTGACAGATAGTAAACTCACATCAATGAGGAAACAGAGTCTCTCAGCGGCCTCAGCTGGGGGTCCACTGCCATATTTGTCCAGCTCTGCCTGAGTCTGTGCTAGTTTCATCTTTATCTGCTCTTCCAGTTGAGGCAGAGATCTCTGAAAATCACCAGTGTCAGAATTTTAACACCTGAAATGGGCAAAGTAATCCATAGGGAACCACTTTGGTGAACCGCTGAGAAGCGTTTACCTTGATATGATGCACCAGCTGAAGGGTGAGTTTTTCTGCCAGTTTAGGAACAGTGGCAAGGCCTTCATCGTAGAGAATCCTACCACAATACAAAATTACTGAGTAAAAATGACACAACCTATTCTACTGCAAGTCATTGTTTGCATAATTACTCCAAAAATAATGAACTCACTTGAAATGCACATGATCGTTGAAGAaggctttctctctttctattgcTTCAGTCAGAGACACCCTCTCTGTGATCTCCTTCTGTCCCCTGCACTTGACAATCATGTAGCCCTTCTTCAGGTGGATGACCTCATTACGGACTATTTCCACCACGGACTCTTCCGTGCCTTTGTCCACCAGGTCAGGCTTGGTCAAGatacctgagagagaaaaaggcaaaCAGACAGTAAACTATCTAAAAGTCAAGTAATTTCTCCAAGTGTTGCTTTACTAGAATCAGCCCCATTTACCCAAAGTCCTGTCTCCATTGGGATCCACCTCCTGTGCCATCTTCAAAGCCTCTGTGGTTGCTATGTCCACGTTGGATGGAACAACCACCAAGCTGATGGtctcttgttttgttataaactTCTGGATCAGTTTCTTTATctgaaaaatattaatttcagttgttataatattatttatcatagAACTACTAAATCACTACCACAGATCTCACTGTCATTACTTTTCAACTTTCCACCAAATAAATTGTGtctatgaaaacatgttttggggACACTGAACTAGCATACCTGGTCTCCAATGTTCTCAGGTTGTCCCTTTACAGCCACCCTGGTGATGCCGGGCAGGTCAATGAGCGTCAGGTCTGGGACATCAGGAGAGGCGATCTCCAGACTGATGAGATCATCACTGATCCCCACCCCGACCCCGGCCAAATTTTCCTGGGCTGTAGAGAAAGGACATGATGTTTGACGAGTACAGGGCGGAAGTGCTGATCACTTcttcttaaaagaaaatcagaagaTCCAACAATATTTGGCTTTTGATGGTAACATTAAAAAATAGTTCATACTGTACCGTCTCTTATCATTTTCTCCACAAGTACAGGATCTTCTATCTCTTCTTCATGGTTCTGGTAGCTTATCTTCCCGTACcactcctctccttctttctttctcttcatcttcagttCGAGAGGACATCTTGTCACAATGCCTGAATTAATGAAGAGTAAGTGATGatgaagacataaataaactttGCTTTTTGAAATCATAACACtgattgtatttaattattttaacaataatactattgtttaattattctagatGTGTGCTTAATTAGGTTTGATTTTTGACATATTTCGATAGCTTTTCGTTTAATAGtcgtttagtttagtttagttgttttttgtcgttgtttagtatacttagtttttagtttgtttatgaaTTGGGTAACATTGTGGGCACCTGTGGTTAATatataggagtaggcaggtaCAGGACCAGCATCCACCAGTGAGCGCCTATGGTTTTTTACCAGAGCAGGAGAGGCAGCGAAAGgattttctttgttcatttgtttggttgcttgtttttttttttaaataaatcatcacaaaaaaCGGAATCCTGTTAGGAAAATGCATTCTTTCACCTGCGTCAGTTGGTTCTTTACAAGCATACTGAGCCCTTAACTGAGCACTCCCTCTCAGGaaacaagggagagagagataccCCAGCTGAACTCAAACCAGGGATGCTGTGCTCCATGGTCAGCCATGGGCTAACCCTGCTTTCTCTCATTTCTAAGTAAATAACACAGATATCTTGTCGAGCTCCATTTGGTTTGTGGCATTCttgctgttttgcatttttttttttttttgatgtggtGTTGGCATGGTGCTTTCATTTAAACCTGCTGTACCAGACATGCAAGTTTTGAGACTTCCTTAATTCGACAAATGTCACTTTGTGTCAGGCAACACACAACCTAGATTTAATGTTGAACATCCATCATTTGGAGTCATTACATCACTCTCCATAACAAAGGGACAAAACCAGACACCAGCTAAAGGTTAATGCTTTATTTGCTGACGGGCCGAAACAGACTTATATTTTCAGTTGTGTTGATTTGAGAATCCAAATGTTGAGAAAttcaaataatattattgtttttcagttcataaaacTCACCGCTCCCTCTTGGCAGAGCCACCCCTGACAGCGCCTCCAACACGGAGCTCTTCCCCGAGCTTTGGTCTCCAATCACGGCGATAGCAGGCAGCGCCAAGTCCTTCTCTACACCCAGAGAGCGAAGAGAGTCAATGAGGTCAATGCAGGGACGCACCTTCTCCTCGTACTGTTGGTTCAGGGTGTTCATGGTGAAGACTGCTTGAATCCTGGAAAGAAACTGAGTTTAAAGAAGGAATAAAATAGCAGCTGCAATGATGCCGACACTTGAGTTCAACTGATGAACAAGCGGATGCAGAAGAGTAAGGAAATGAAAGTAAAGACAGGTTTCGTTTCCTTGACTTTCATTTAACTTACCGGTTCACGTTGAGACATCAACCAGGGAAAAATATTCATGCAAACTCTTTTCTGAGTATGGCAAACATGTTGAGCCTGCCTCCAAATTTGATCTCCTCCCCTGTGGTGAGACTGATAGCATCCTTTGTAAACGCCGCCACTCtctaaaataaaacaggttcAGATAAAAGAAGTGTGCGAATTAAATCAAATGGAGGCGGTGCAGTGTTTAGTAAGTGACAGATAGTAAACTCACATCAATGAGGAAACAGAGTCTCTCAGCGGCCTCAGCTGGGGGTCCACTGCCATATTTGTCCAGCTCTGCCTGAGTCTGTGCTAGTTTCATCTTTATCTGCTCTTCCAGTTGAGGCAGAGATCTCTGAAAATCACCAGTGTCAGAATTTTAACACCTGAAATGGGCAAAGTAATCCAAAGGGAACCACTTTGGTGAACCGCTGAGAAGCGTTTACCTTGATATGAAGCACCAGCTGAAGGGTGAGTTTTTCTGCCAGTTTAGGAACAGTGGCACGGCCTTCATCGTAGAGAATCCTACCACAATACAAAATTACTGAGTAAAAATGACACAACCTATTCTACTGCAAGTCATTGTTTGCATAATTACTCCAAAAATAATGAACTCACTGGAAATGTACATGATCGTTGAAGAaggctttctctctttctattgcTTCAGTCAGAGACACCCTCTCTGTGATCTCCTTCTGTCCCCTGCACTTGACAATCATGTAGCCCTTCTTCAGGTGGATGACCAAATTACGGACTATTTCCACCACGGACTCTTCCGTGCCTTTGTCCACCAGGTCAGGCTTGGTCAAGatacctgagagagaaaaaggcaaaCAGACAGTAAACTATCTAAAAGTCAAGTAATTTCTCCAAGTGTTGCTTTACTAGAATCAGCCCCATTTACCCAAAGTCCTGTCTCCATTGGGATCCACCTCCTGTGCCATCTTCAAAGCCTCTGTGGTTGCTATGTCCACATTGCATGTTTTGTTATAAACTTCTGGAGTTATTTGCCTAGAGAAAAGCATTCATCAATGGTTATCAGAAATAAAGGTGTATAACCATTACAGGGGGGCAGATGTTGGACTGGAAGTCTGGGctgaatcagctttatttacaTCACTGATGCAGAAAGTTAATTGCTCAGGGTGAAAAACCACATTTGTTTATTGATGACCTGTTTAGGATatctgaaatacatttctagAATTATTAGGGATTACAATACAACTTGTGCTTTGCTGTCAAACTAGAAttgtttttgctattttctCCAAAGCCACAAGGGGGTAGTCGTGAGCAGGTTTGATCAACAAAGTTTACAACGTCAATCAAGAACCACACTGCTACAAGTCAGTACCAAGAACTATAAGGTAAATGAAAGAagtgtgtttaatattttagtttgatTCATGGGACAGAAATATGTAGTGTTCTATTTAACCAGGTCCCAGGTCAGCCTATCTTAACATGAAGCTGCAGCTGCTCATGCTCTGCTGCTATACTGTCCAAGAAGAGGACAGATCAAGATTTTAGTAATTATCATATAGTGAATCAGTTTATCATAATAGTATTGGCATCATAGTGATTGTAGTAGTATTAGATCTGTTTATGTTGTGTCAAACTTTCTTTAAAGTCACTAAATGCTCATGTTAAGAATATGTAACcctaaatgaaaaaatgacaaTGCCTATTTTGAGAGAACAGATTGTTAGATTGATTAGTAAAAGCAAGATGGAATAGCCAAATAAGACAAACAATTAAAGTCaaattgatttctttatttaaacaaatgttttgcacAACATGAAAAAGACGCAGTTGCAGAAAAATATACTACCTGTTTGATTAAAGTGGTCCAGCAATTAATAGGAAACCACTACAAACATATGAACTAGAGCAAATCAGTAATTGAACTGGGGATATCACAGAAACATGGTATGTTAGTTAGACAATATACTCCTATGATCTATTTTtaccatataaaaaaaacaggcatttgattttttttctcttggaaTGACAGCAGAAGAGCATATGacagtacatttaaaacaactccGCACTCAATGACGACCTTATTTCAGTCATCTAAAAGCCAATTTTAAATTCCCATAGACTTTGAAACTTGTGAACCGGAATTACAAAAATGAAGTTGAATTTTGGGAACCGCCAACGTTACAGTTCAAACAACGCCTATGCCTGATCTCTGCTAGAACTCCACCAGGAAAGCCCGGGCCTTCATGAGGCGTTTTAGGCGACTCTGCAAACCAGCCCTCTGGGTGCCAATGTCACAATCCTCCTTCAGAAAGAACTCCAAATTCTCCTTG
The window above is part of the Anoplopoma fimbria isolate UVic2021 breed Golden Eagle Sablefish unplaced genomic scaffold, Afim_UVic_2022 Un_contig_11189_pilon_pilon, whole genome shotgun sequence genome. Proteins encoded here:
- the LOC129115156 gene encoding interferon-induced GTP-binding protein Mx, producing the protein MNTLNQQYEEKVRPCIDLIDSLRSLGVEKDLALPAIAVIGDQSSGKSSVLEALSGVALPRGSGIVTRCPLELKMKRKKEGEEWYGKISYQDHEEEIEDPVLVEKMIREAQENLAGVGVGISDDLISLEIASPDVPDLTLIDLPGITRVAVKGQPENIGDQIKRLIRKFITKQETISLVVVPSNVDIATTEALKMAQEVDPNGDRTLGILTKPDLVDKGTEESVVEIVRNEVIHLKKGYMIVKCRGQKEITERVSLTEAIEREKAFFNDHVHFQTLYDEGHATIPKLAEKLTLELVHHIERSLPRLEEQIEEKLAQTQAELERYGSGPPSDPAERLIFLIDKVTSFTQDAMSLTTGEELKCGDKLNVFSSLRREFGKWNAHLDHSGNNFNKRIEREVEGYEERYRGRELPGFINYKTFEVMVKEQIKQLEEPAVKKLKDIGDVIRKVFIQLAHSSFIGFPNLIKTAKTKIEAIRQEKESTAESMLRTQFKMELLVYSQDRTYSNSLSDRRREEDDEEDKPKSSTFYKERSIMYSMDNRATLQELMLHLQSYYKIASQRLADQIPLVIRYQMLQESAVQLQRGMLQMLQDKENLEFFLKEDCDIGTQRAGLQSRLKRLMKARAFLVEF
- the LOC129115153 gene encoding LOW QUALITY PROTEIN: uncharacterized protein LOC129115153 (The sequence of the model RefSeq protein was modified relative to this genomic sequence to represent the inferred CDS: inserted 2 bases in 1 codon; substituted 1 base at 1 genomic stop codon), with the protein product MNTLNQQYEEKVRPCIDLIDSLRSLGVEKDLALPAIAVIGDQSSGKSSVLEALSGVALPRGSGIVTRCPLELKMKRKKEGEEWYGKISYQNHEEEIEDPVLVEKMIRDAQENLAGVGVGISDDLISLEIASPDVPDLTLIDLPGITRVAVKGQPENIGDQIKRLIQKFITKQETISLVVVPSNVDIATTEALKMAQEVDPNGDRTLGILTKPDLVDKGTEESVVEIVRNEVIHLKKGYMIVKCRGQKEITERVSLTEAIEREKAFFNDHVHFQTLYDEGHATIPKLAEKLTLQLVHHIEISSTTGRADREKLAQTQAELDRYGSGPPSDPAERLIFLIDKVTSFTQDAMSLTTGEELKCGDKLNVFSSLRREFGKWNAHLDHSGNNFNKRIEREVEGYEERYRGRELPGFINYKTFEVMVKEQIKQLEEPAVKKLKDIGDVVRKVFIQLAHSSFIGFPNLIKTAKTKIEAIRQEKESTAESMLRTQFKMELLVYSQDRTYSNSLSDRRREEDDEEXQMTXKNLIFMKKRSIMYSMDNRATLQELMLHLQSYYKIASQRLADQIPLVIRYQMLQESAVQLQRGMLQMLQDKENLEFFLKEDCDIGTQRAGLQSRLKRLMKARAFLVEQITPEVYNKTCNVDIATTEALKMAQEVDPNGDRTLGILTKPDLVDKGTEESVVEIVRNLVIHLKKGYMIVKCRGQKEITERVSLTEAIEREKAFFNDHVHFQILYDEGRATVPKLAEKLTLQLVLHIKRSLPQLEEQIKMKLAQTQAELDKYGSGPPAEAAERLCFLIDFLSRIQAVFTMNTLNQQYEEKVRPCIDLIDSLRSLGVEKDLALPAIAVIGDQSSGKSSVLEALSGVALPRGSGIVTRCPLELKMKRKKEGEEWYGKISYQNHEEEIEDPVLVEKMIRDAQENLAGVGVGISDDLISLEIASPDVPDLTLIDLPGITRVAVKGQPENIGDQIKKLIQKFITKQETISLVVVPSNVDIATTEALKMAQEVDPNGDRTLGILTKPDLVDKGTEESVVEIVRNEVIHLKKGYMIVKCRGQKEITERVSLTEAIEREKAFFNDHVHFKILYDEGLATVPKLAEKLTLQLVHHIKRSLPQLEEQIKMKLAQTQAELDKYGSGPPAEAAERLCFLIDRVAAFTKDAISLTTGEEIKFGGRLNMFAILRKEFAGWKDIIVCSGITFNRNIEREVTQYEQKYRGRELPGFINFKTFEDMVKEQIKQLEGPAVLKLKEVGDIVTKELFKLAQSSLVGFPNLIKTAQMKIEAIRKEKETAAESMLRTQFKMELIVYTQDSTYSKKLGKRKREDEQNGFPFGNGIPVKTSTSFTPSNDSGATVKEMIKHLKSYYQIAGQRLADQIPLVIRYQMLQESAVQLQREMLQMFQDKEKTESLLHEDSGIGTKRIHLQNRLERLSKARALLTDFSMNTYNFNQGRRFGLNIGRDTMTHAPPPTSTPVCVTSAKKCSKKRTV